Proteins from a genomic interval of Kitasatospora kifunensis:
- a CDS encoding DUF4097 family beta strand repeat-containing protein, producing MQKFDTIAPITALLDISAGRICLIAAERADTTVEVLPANPAKGRDVQAAEQTTVAYTDGVLRIHTAGPTNQLFGPSGSVEVTVQLPAGSSIEAKTSCTELRCVGRLGDVDFTGAYRQIKIDEAASLRLTAVDGDVEVGRLGGPAEISTSRGAIRITEAVRGKVVLRTEMGDVTVGAAAGVSAALDAGTGYGRISNALKNDGTAELDIRATTNHGDITARSL from the coding sequence ATGCAGAAGTTCGACACCATCGCCCCGATCACCGCCCTCCTGGACATCTCGGCCGGGCGCATCTGCCTCATCGCCGCCGAGCGGGCCGACACCACCGTCGAGGTCCTGCCCGCCAACCCCGCCAAGGGCCGCGACGTCCAGGCCGCCGAGCAGACCACCGTCGCCTACACCGACGGCGTCCTGCGGATCCACACGGCCGGACCCACGAACCAGCTGTTCGGCCCCTCCGGGTCCGTGGAGGTCACCGTCCAGCTGCCCGCCGGCTCGAGCATCGAGGCCAAGACCTCCTGCACCGAGCTCCGCTGTGTCGGCCGCCTCGGCGACGTCGACTTCACCGGCGCGTACCGGCAGATCAAGATCGATGAGGCGGCGAGCCTGCGCCTCACCGCGGTCGACGGCGACGTCGAGGTCGGCCGGCTGGGCGGCCCTGCGGAGATCAGCACCTCAAGGGGCGCCATCCGGATCACCGAAGCCGTGCGCGGCAAGGTCGTGCTCCGCACCGAGATGGGCGACGTGACGGTCGGCGCCGCCGCCGGAGTCTCGGCCGCCCTGGACGCCGGCACCGGCTACGGCCGGATCAGCAACGCCCTCAAGAACGACGGCACCGCCGAACTCGACATCCGCGCCACCACCAACCACGGCGACATCACCGCCCGCAGCCTCTGA